In Alicyclobacillus macrosporangiidus CPP55, a single window of DNA contains:
- the rsfS gene encoding ribosome silencing factor, with product MTHSVDHIALEAASAAADKKAKDIVVLDIHDLTPVADYFVICSANSGTQVEAVARAVTDKMAQLGVPCRGMEGMDEARWVLLDFGDVVVHVFRPEEREFYHLERLWGDARQVPFEMAQ from the coding sequence ATGACCCATTCGGTGGACCACATCGCACTGGAGGCCGCTTCCGCGGCAGCCGACAAGAAGGCCAAGGACATCGTCGTGCTGGACATTCACGATCTGACCCCGGTGGCCGATTACTTCGTCATCTGTTCAGCCAACTCAGGCACCCAGGTGGAAGCGGTGGCCCGGGCGGTGACGGACAAAATGGCGCAGCTCGGGGTCCCCTGCCGCGGGATGGAGGGGATGGATGAAGCGCGCTGGGTGTTGTTGGACTTCGGCGATGTGGTGGTGCACGTGTTCCGGCCCGAGGAGCGGGAGTTTTACCACCTGGAACGACTGTGGGGCGATGCCCGGCAGGTTCCGTTCGAGATGGCGCAGTGA
- a CDS encoding transglutaminase domain-containing protein, translating to MTVNWVTVGLGLVLLGSVWQGFRRGFAVQSGHLVRQVLHLAVIALCLWAGWRLTVWLGAWVKSASLAAWPPVLRGLAEAWQQAPNAGSAIAFLVLYGVLAACIQRLLRPLPALLVQAIPPGLGHRRGLGAVLGVAAGVARISVYGALLFLALQYFTLPAVGREAAGSTPYRWLAERVYNPWVRPFVARELPVLAEGALQPLANNINLFVVPSPGGQAQGVVMVPKDIAALAQRITAGQTTERGKAKAIYEWEIHHISYDWQKYDDFVYRGQWDQQSPEQTLHTGKGVCADYALLYANLAHASGLTVKIDEGIGGTAGQSGPHAWNEVWDGQAQRWIPLDATWGSEQDVWFDSPGFWQTHHLQTAILIKGDHR from the coding sequence ATGACGGTCAACTGGGTGACCGTTGGACTGGGACTGGTGCTGCTCGGTTCCGTGTGGCAGGGTTTCCGGCGAGGCTTCGCGGTCCAGAGCGGGCACCTGGTGCGCCAGGTCCTTCATTTGGCGGTGATCGCCCTGTGCCTGTGGGCGGGATGGCGTCTCACGGTATGGCTCGGAGCCTGGGTGAAAAGCGCCTCTCTGGCCGCGTGGCCACCCGTGTTGCGCGGGCTGGCGGAAGCCTGGCAGCAGGCGCCTAATGCGGGCAGCGCCATCGCTTTTCTGGTGTTGTACGGCGTGCTGGCGGCTTGTATCCAGCGCCTGTTGAGACCTCTGCCGGCCCTGCTGGTGCAGGCGATTCCACCCGGACTCGGCCACCGGCGCGGCCTCGGCGCGGTGCTGGGCGTCGCCGCGGGCGTGGCGCGGATCTCCGTGTACGGGGCCCTGCTGTTTCTCGCGCTGCAGTATTTTACGTTGCCGGCCGTCGGAAGGGAGGCGGCCGGGTCCACCCCTTACCGTTGGTTGGCGGAGCGCGTGTACAATCCCTGGGTACGCCCGTTCGTAGCGCGCGAGTTGCCTGTGCTGGCCGAAGGCGCCCTACAGCCCCTTGCGAACAACATCAACCTGTTCGTCGTCCCCAGCCCGGGCGGGCAGGCGCAGGGCGTCGTGATGGTGCCGAAGGACATCGCCGCCTTGGCGCAGCGCATCACGGCGGGGCAGACCACCGAGCGCGGTAAGGCGAAGGCGATCTACGAGTGGGAGATCCACCATATCTCGTACGACTGGCAGAAGTACGACGACTTTGTGTACCGCGGTCAATGGGATCAGCAGTCTCCCGAACAAACCCTGCACACGGGCAAGGGGGTTTGCGCCGACTACGCCTTGTTGTACGCCAACCTGGCCCACGCGAGCGGGTTGACGGTGAAGATCGACGAAGGCATCGGCGGTACCGCAGGGCAATCCGGGCCCCACGCTTGGAACGAGGTGTGGGACGGCCAGGCGCAGCGGTGGATCCCGTTGGATGCCACCTGGGGCAGTGAACAAGATGTTTGGTTCGATTCTCCTGGATTTTGGCAGACACACCACCTGCAGACGGCCATCCTCATCAAGGGGGACCATCGCTGA
- a CDS encoding NAD(P)/FAD-dependent oxidoreductase — MADILILGAGYAGMMAATGLDRISEPFTLVNNHEYHYFTTLLHEAAGGRGEPMKYTVPIRDMLRKPSSRFVQDEIVRLDRARRVAIGKSGEYPYEWLVVALGWVPEYFGIPGLAEHSLVLRNIDTAIQIRRHIESQFEAYKKDGDSTHLRIVVGGAGLTGIELVGELVDWIPELCVRYGIDRSAVEIQNIEAMPTILPQVSPELREVAARTLTEKGARLRTNTKIVKVEAGEVHVEGDDPVRAGTIIWTGGVRAHPLLSEAGFTVDRRGRAKVDAYLRSVDDDHVFVGGDTAWFEDEEGKPLPPTAQVATQMGHCIAENVSSAVHGHPLKVFRPSLKGTLASLGREVGVGNIGKFPVKGFLAGLAKEATKVKYFWELGGLRLTAEKTGEIVHLT, encoded by the coding sequence ATGGCAGACATCCTGATTTTGGGGGCCGGATACGCGGGAATGATGGCCGCCACCGGCTTGGATCGGATTTCGGAACCGTTTACCCTCGTCAACAACCATGAATACCATTATTTTACCACTCTGTTGCATGAAGCGGCCGGGGGCCGTGGGGAACCGATGAAGTACACCGTCCCGATCCGGGACATGCTGCGAAAGCCTTCGTCCCGGTTTGTGCAGGACGAAATTGTGCGTTTGGACCGGGCGCGCCGCGTGGCCATCGGGAAATCCGGTGAGTACCCGTACGAGTGGCTGGTGGTGGCTCTCGGCTGGGTGCCCGAGTACTTCGGCATCCCCGGATTGGCCGAGCACAGCCTCGTGCTGCGCAACATCGACACAGCCATTCAGATCCGCCGCCACATCGAGTCCCAGTTCGAGGCGTACAAGAAGGACGGCGATTCGACGCATCTGCGCATCGTCGTCGGCGGCGCCGGGTTGACAGGCATCGAATTGGTCGGTGAACTGGTCGATTGGATCCCCGAATTGTGCGTCCGCTACGGGATCGACCGATCGGCTGTCGAGATCCAGAACATCGAGGCCATGCCCACCATCCTGCCGCAAGTGTCGCCTGAGTTGCGCGAGGTGGCTGCCCGTACCTTGACCGAAAAAGGAGCTCGGCTGCGGACGAACACCAAGATCGTCAAAGTGGAGGCCGGGGAGGTGCACGTGGAAGGCGACGACCCTGTGCGCGCGGGCACCATCATCTGGACGGGCGGCGTACGCGCGCATCCGCTGCTCAGCGAGGCAGGGTTCACGGTCGATCGGCGCGGGCGCGCGAAGGTGGACGCGTACCTGCGGTCCGTGGACGACGACCACGTGTTCGTCGGCGGCGACACGGCCTGGTTCGAGGACGAGGAAGGCAAACCGCTGCCTCCGACGGCCCAGGTGGCGACACAGATGGGTCACTGCATCGCGGAAAACGTCAGCTCAGCGGTGCACGGACACCCGCTCAAGGTCTTCCGGCCCAGCCTCAAGGGCACCTTGGCGTCTCTTGGCCGCGAGGTGGGCGTGGGCAACATCGGCAAATTTCCAGTCAAAGGTTTTTTGGCTGGGTTGGCGAAGGAAGCGACGAAGGTCAAGTACTTCTGGGAGCTCGGCGGTCTCCGGCTGACCGCGGAAAAGACGGGCGAAATTGTGCATCTGACCTGA
- the holA gene encoding DNA polymerase III subunit delta has translation MLDWTSAMKAVQEGDGSGVFTLVGHEYALAESFVQALRNRLGDDQGPADVQRFPFDEEGCDGAVFALESLTLFQVRPVVVLQRCTAMAAGGRARFATDALEAYLARPVPGRALVITVEQDKLDERKKLVKLAKQHIVVDCHPPKEAQALAILQQLAAAEGIGIHSAAMKELWRRSASVSAALQEMRKLWMFTGERPITPADVAEAVAPPVEDDVFAWIDGVVQGRADRAFRALGDVQRKGEDPLKLFALIARQIRLMWYTRVLGERGMSPTQIAAEVAAHPYAVRVAAGQAARVNPERMERLLTVLADLEFEVKSGRRDPHHALELAVLACC, from the coding sequence GTGTTGGATTGGACGAGCGCCATGAAAGCAGTGCAAGAGGGCGATGGGAGCGGGGTGTTCACGCTCGTGGGCCACGAATACGCGCTGGCCGAGTCGTTCGTTCAGGCGCTCCGGAATCGCCTGGGAGACGACCAGGGACCGGCCGACGTCCAGCGATTCCCGTTCGATGAAGAAGGGTGCGACGGCGCGGTCTTCGCCCTCGAAAGCTTGACCTTGTTTCAGGTTCGGCCGGTCGTCGTGCTGCAGCGCTGCACAGCGATGGCCGCGGGAGGGCGGGCTCGCTTCGCGACCGACGCCCTGGAGGCGTACCTGGCGCGGCCTGTGCCGGGGCGGGCGCTGGTCATCACGGTGGAGCAGGACAAACTGGACGAACGAAAAAAACTGGTGAAGTTGGCCAAACAGCACATCGTGGTCGACTGCCACCCGCCGAAGGAAGCCCAGGCGCTCGCCATTCTGCAGCAACTGGCGGCCGCTGAAGGGATTGGCATCCATTCAGCCGCCATGAAAGAGCTCTGGCGCCGCAGCGCCAGCGTGTCGGCGGCCCTGCAGGAGATGCGCAAGTTGTGGATGTTTACCGGCGAACGCCCGATCACGCCGGCGGACGTGGCGGAGGCGGTCGCCCCGCCGGTGGAGGACGACGTATTCGCATGGATAGACGGGGTGGTCCAGGGGCGTGCGGACCGCGCGTTCCGGGCGCTGGGGGATGTTCAGCGAAAGGGCGAAGACCCACTGAAGCTGTTTGCTCTGATTGCGCGCCAGATCCGACTGATGTGGTACACGCGCGTTCTCGGGGAGCGAGGGATGTCCCCCACCCAGATCGCTGCCGAGGTGGCCGCGCATCCCTACGCGGTGCGCGTGGCCGCGGGCCAGGCTGCCCGCGTGAACCCGGAGCGGATGGAGCGCCTGCTGACCGTCCTGGCAGACTTGGAGTTCGAAGTGAAAAGCGGGCGGCGGGATCCCCACCACGCCTTGGAATTGGCGGTTCTTGCCTGCTGTTGA
- a CDS encoding ComEC/Rec2 family competence protein, which produces MWSLVFTMVAGDLLNARAPQPWPVWLGLSALFLWGGLGGGWLWDEAVVRIRARGWRRGQSRADKRPVQAARPAWVRRPRHGQRRGAWWGCLLALALGYGAWRGHGAPQNADAWCGRPLSAEASVQAVSTGKSGPWYWVHLERVGGPGAWTPCDVVAVWFPAEPNGAKMHRGDPVVLRGVLFPDPHRTPAGPLARPQYRFEGTVTSALHQRNAISLAFSRADDAIASALHRTSGLDEETAGLVQSMVLGGSSLPTTLERAFLAAGLLHVLAASGANVMILERTASWAVQPLWRRMRMPAWGWPVAWVTGVWAFAGLCGFSPSIVRAAAMSTYRMAAQWCGRPVRVSTCLAAAALMMGVADPGQLWSVSSALSFLATAGVAMALAGAASVPSPVGDGILRRVVARLWATATATVHASVWVDAVILPVSVCVFGQLTPYAVLSNALIDPLLALLLPLAAGTIAWAVTAQGLPVLRPVAEGCGALAALGVHGLVGWSEWVAGWPGALWQFTPLPWGWTVPYYIGLVLLYVCRRRGTWRRIGRPPNRPRAGVWYNDAGKPTGV; this is translated from the coding sequence GTGTGGTCCCTGGTCTTCACCATGGTGGCGGGAGATCTCCTCAACGCGAGGGCGCCTCAGCCCTGGCCGGTCTGGCTGGGGTTGAGCGCCCTCTTCCTATGGGGCGGGCTCGGCGGCGGTTGGCTCTGGGACGAGGCGGTCGTACGGATCAGGGCCCGGGGATGGCGGCGTGGCCAATCCCGAGCGGATAAGCGGCCTGTGCAGGCCGCCAGGCCGGCCTGGGTCCGCCGGCCGCGGCACGGCCAGCGCCGAGGGGCCTGGTGGGGGTGCCTGTTGGCACTGGCGCTCGGCTACGGGGCATGGCGTGGCCACGGCGCCCCGCAGAATGCCGACGCGTGGTGCGGCCGCCCCCTGTCGGCGGAGGCGTCCGTCCAGGCGGTGTCCACGGGAAAATCGGGGCCGTGGTACTGGGTGCACCTGGAGCGCGTCGGCGGACCTGGGGCCTGGACCCCTTGCGACGTCGTAGCGGTGTGGTTTCCGGCCGAGCCGAATGGCGCCAAAATGCATCGGGGCGATCCCGTCGTCCTGCGGGGGGTCCTCTTTCCAGATCCTCACCGTACTCCCGCTGGACCTCTGGCTCGGCCCCAGTACCGTTTCGAGGGCACGGTCACATCCGCCCTGCACCAGCGGAACGCCATTTCCCTGGCCTTTTCCCGGGCCGACGACGCCATCGCCAGCGCACTGCACCGGACGTCCGGCTTAGACGAGGAGACGGCCGGGCTGGTGCAGAGCATGGTCTTGGGCGGATCGTCCCTTCCCACCACGCTTGAACGGGCCTTCCTGGCCGCCGGACTCCTGCATGTGTTAGCTGCGAGCGGGGCCAACGTGATGATATTGGAACGGACGGCGTCTTGGGCCGTGCAGCCCCTGTGGCGGCGGATGCGGATGCCGGCCTGGGGGTGGCCGGTGGCGTGGGTGACGGGCGTGTGGGCGTTTGCGGGCTTGTGCGGGTTCTCCCCTTCCATCGTCCGGGCCGCTGCGATGTCCACGTACCGGATGGCGGCCCAGTGGTGCGGCCGCCCAGTTCGCGTGTCCACCTGCCTCGCCGCCGCGGCCCTGATGATGGGGGTGGCGGACCCGGGACAACTGTGGAGCGTGTCGAGCGCCCTGTCGTTCCTGGCCACAGCGGGCGTGGCGATGGCGCTGGCGGGCGCAGCGTCGGTTCCGTCACCGGTGGGAGACGGGATACTCCGGCGGGTGGTCGCGCGTCTCTGGGCGACAGCGACGGCCACCGTGCACGCGTCGGTCTGGGTGGACGCGGTCATCCTTCCGGTCTCGGTCTGCGTCTTCGGCCAGCTCACGCCGTACGCCGTCTTGTCCAACGCGCTGATCGATCCGTTGCTCGCTCTCCTGCTGCCGCTGGCAGCGGGAACCATCGCATGGGCGGTGACGGCTCAGGGGTTGCCGGTGCTGCGACCGGTGGCCGAAGGGTGTGGCGCCCTTGCAGCCCTCGGCGTGCATGGACTCGTCGGTTGGTCGGAGTGGGTCGCGGGATGGCCAGGCGCGCTGTGGCAGTTCACGCCCTTGCCCTGGGGGTGGACCGTGCCTTACTACATCGGGCTGGTGCTCCTGTATGTGTGTCGGCGGCGCGGAACCTGGCGCCGAATCGGGCGTCCGCCAAACAGACCGCGGGCCGGCGTATGGTATAATGATGCAGGCAAGCCGACCGGGGTTTAG
- a CDS encoding ComEA family DNA-binding protein, with protein MQEKHRPDVAGHTGAEEDTAFRDALLPSASDDPLSSPVSDLPRWAGEADGTGIPLLTRRAWPAWALGSLALISGIAIGWLVHRPSSSNGASNAASTAVSAVVPPAPKDAADSAVVVDVQGDVRRPGVYRLPAGARVADAVAAAGGFVHPEDARWINEAAPLDDGQDIVVPSADPEAGVAASASPTGGDAAPAGSPGRTPAAGAESSGTDGSRPAAGGLKIDLNTADLQTLQTLPGIGPTRANAIITYRQQHGRFRAVTELQSVPGIGPVLYERIAPFVTVVS; from the coding sequence GTGCAGGAGAAGCATCGTCCAGATGTCGCCGGCCACACAGGGGCGGAGGAAGACACCGCATTCCGTGACGCACTTTTGCCGTCGGCGTCGGATGATCCTCTGTCTTCCCCGGTTTCGGATCTGCCACGGTGGGCAGGGGAGGCGGACGGAACCGGCATCCCTCTGCTCACGCGCAGGGCATGGCCGGCCTGGGCGCTTGGCAGTTTGGCTTTGATCAGCGGTATCGCCATCGGCTGGCTGGTTCACCGGCCGTCTTCTTCCAACGGTGCGTCCAATGCGGCGTCCACGGCGGTATCCGCGGTGGTGCCGCCGGCGCCAAAGGACGCCGCGGATAGCGCGGTGGTGGTGGACGTGCAGGGCGATGTGCGGCGGCCCGGGGTGTACCGGTTGCCGGCAGGGGCCCGGGTGGCGGATGCCGTCGCTGCGGCCGGAGGATTTGTTCATCCAGAGGACGCTCGCTGGATCAACGAAGCAGCGCCGCTGGACGACGGGCAGGACATCGTGGTGCCATCCGCCGATCCCGAGGCGGGAGTGGCAGCTTCGGCCAGCCCGACGGGCGGGGATGCGGCCCCAGCCGGCAGCCCGGGCCGAACCCCGGCAGCGGGTGCCGAATCGTCTGGTACAGACGGTTCAAGGCCGGCCGCGGGAGGGCTGAAGATCGACCTGAACACGGCCGATCTCCAGACGCTGCAGACCCTGCCCGGCATCGGGCCGACCAGGGCCAACGCGATCATCACCTACCGACAGCAGCACGGCCGGTTCCGGGCGGTCACGGAGTTGCAGTCGGTACCCGGGATCGGGCCGGTGTTGTACGAGCGGATCGCACCCTTCGTGACGGTGGTCTCCTAG
- the mntR gene encoding transcriptional regulator MntR: MLTPSMEDYLEKIYELMKEKGYARVSDIASSLDVQPSSVTKMLQKLGENDYVTYEKYRGIVLTTRGQKTGKRIKERHHMLEDFLRMLGVQEDVIRRDVEGIEHHVSPSTLGALQALVLYFSEHPEQLAVFQTYLARVGEDEA, translated from the coding sequence GTGTTGACGCCGAGCATGGAAGATTACTTGGAGAAGATCTACGAACTGATGAAGGAGAAAGGATATGCGCGGGTGTCGGACATCGCGTCCTCGCTCGACGTGCAGCCTTCATCCGTCACCAAAATGCTGCAAAAGCTGGGCGAGAACGATTACGTCACCTACGAAAAGTACCGCGGCATCGTGTTGACCACCCGCGGCCAGAAGACCGGCAAGCGGATCAAAGAACGCCACCACATGCTGGAGGATTTTCTGCGCATGCTCGGCGTCCAGGAAGACGTCATCCGCCGCGATGTGGAGGGAATTGAACACCACGTCAGTCCCAGCACGCTCGGTGCCCTGCAGGCGCTGGTTCTGTATTTCAGCGAACACCCGGAACAGCTGGCTGTGTTTCAGACATACTTGGCGCGAGTGGGGGAGGACGAGGCGTAA